One window of Gemmatimonadaceae bacterium genomic DNA carries:
- a CDS encoding OmpA family protein: MMQLNSRRVLTVLAVVGSFGLSACASMKNKERGAVIGASAGAAIGGVIGKTTGGSTARGAIIGAVVGGAAGAVIGHQMDQQAKELDQSIPGAKVERVGEGIEVTFDSGLLFDFDSDKIRPAAAANLQELAQSLNKFGNSSLLIVGHTDSKGDDTYNQTLSYRRANSASVYLQSQGVPTMRISTAGRGESEPVALNDTEAGRQQNRRVEVAIYASEAYRDQVKKSYSGK, translated from the coding sequence ATGATGCAACTGAATTCACGAAGGGTGCTGACAGTCCTTGCAGTCGTTGGCTCGTTCGGCCTTTCTGCATGCGCGAGCATGAAGAACAAGGAGCGTGGTGCTGTGATCGGAGCCAGCGCTGGCGCCGCGATAGGCGGCGTGATCGGCAAAACCACCGGCGGATCGACGGCCAGAGGAGCGATCATCGGAGCGGTTGTCGGTGGGGCGGCGGGGGCCGTGATAGGTCATCAGATGGATCAGCAGGCGAAGGAGCTGGATCAGTCCATACCCGGTGCCAAGGTCGAGCGTGTGGGCGAAGGCATCGAGGTCACATTCGACTCGGGTTTGTTGTTCGACTTCGATTCCGACAAGATCCGTCCGGCTGCTGCGGCGAACCTGCAGGAGCTCGCGCAAAGCCTCAACAAGTTCGGCAACTCGAGTCTACTCATCGTCGGTCACACGGACAGCAAAGGCGACGACACATACAATCAGACCCTGTCGTATCGTCGTGCCAACTCAGCTTCGGTGTACCTGCAGTCGCAGGGCGTACCGACTATGAGAATCTCGACTGCTGGCCGCGGTGAGTCCGAGCCGGTGGCATTGAACGACACCGAAGCGGGCAGGCAGCAGAACCGCAGGGTGGAGGTCGCGATCTACGCCAGCGAAGCCTACCGCGATCAGGTAAAGAAGAGTTACAGCGGGAAGTAG
- a CDS encoding methylated-DNA--[protein]-cysteine S-methyltransferase, with protein MTTASLPSADRMYRALAERDGTFDGVFFAAVKTTGIFCRPTCAAKKPRPENVEFYPSVRDALVAGYRPCLRCHPMQPEGAAPNWIKRLLEQVEEDPSRRWKDSDLKAAELDPARVRRWFLRHHGLTFQAYQRAHRLGLAFGRISQGEKWEGVGYTHGFESASGFHDAFTRTFETAPNRLADVAPVVVTRLLTPLGPMIAGATADGICLLEFADRRMLKTQLERVRKRFSRPTVPGENRHVAQLKDELDRYFTGGLRSFTVPLLLKGTDFQTAAWNQLLKIPYGETISYEQQARAMGRAGAQRAVGKANGDNRIAIVIPCHRVVRQNGDLCGYGGGLWRKKFLLDFERGQCASGG; from the coding sequence ATGACGACAGCATCTCTTCCCTCCGCGGACCGCATGTACCGCGCGCTCGCCGAGCGCGATGGGACATTTGATGGCGTGTTCTTTGCCGCCGTTAAAACCACTGGAATTTTCTGCCGGCCGACCTGCGCCGCGAAGAAGCCACGCCCCGAGAACGTCGAGTTCTATCCGTCCGTTCGCGACGCACTCGTCGCTGGCTATCGCCCGTGTCTGCGCTGCCATCCGATGCAGCCTGAGGGCGCCGCTCCCAACTGGATCAAGAGGCTGCTCGAACAAGTCGAGGAAGATCCATCGAGACGCTGGAAGGACTCGGATCTCAAGGCGGCCGAGCTGGATCCGGCGCGCGTCCGACGGTGGTTTCTCCGCCACCACGGGTTGACCTTCCAGGCGTACCAGCGGGCACACCGCCTTGGCCTTGCGTTCGGACGGATAAGCCAGGGCGAAAAGTGGGAAGGAGTCGGCTATACGCACGGCTTCGAATCGGCCAGCGGTTTCCACGACGCGTTCACGCGTACATTCGAGACAGCACCCAACCGCCTAGCCGACGTCGCCCCTGTCGTCGTTACGCGCCTTCTCACTCCCCTCGGCCCCATGATCGCCGGAGCCACGGCCGACGGAATATGCCTGCTCGAGTTCGCCGACCGCCGTATGCTGAAAACGCAGCTCGAACGCGTGAGAAAGCGGTTTTCTCGTCCGACGGTGCCTGGCGAGAACCGGCATGTTGCCCAGCTCAAGGATGAGTTAGATAGATATTTTACCGGAGGTCTAAGGAGCTTTACGGTGCCGCTCCTCCTCAAGGGCACCGATTTCCAGACTGCGGCCTGGAACCAGCTCCTCAAGATTCCCTACGGAGAGACCATTAGTTACGAACAGCAGGCAAGGGCAATGGGACGGGCAGGAGCCCAGCGCGCTGTGGGCAAGGCAAATGGAGACAATCGAATCGCGATCGTTATTCCCTGCCACCGCGTGGTCAGACAGAATGGAGATCTTTGCGGATACGGCGGGGGACTATGGCGAAAGAAATTCCTGCTCGACTTCGAGCGCGGCCAGTGCGCCTCAGGCGGCTGA
- a CDS encoding rhomboid family intramembrane serine protease, whose product MSDALYDSPPQPRMTPAVQWLIAANVGVYFLQVTLFGAEGVFGVMGLDPGHFPSAWWTIATYMFVHAGLWHLAFNMLSLWMFGPRIENVWGARSFTYFYLWCGIGGSVAHLLLGGNAGLVGASAAIMGVLLAYALRWPDEEVYIFGVIPMKTRWLVVWLGLINLAMGISSTKGGSGIGWFAHLGGLGFGWVYLRVSAFGGLDNFRRWVSPVPDEPEDAFRAIPRTHRNRNREEHAEGIDEVVAKSNAVAAKTTRRALLPRAGSDGSRESAERLDMVLDKISKHGIESLTSEELQVLDEMSRKLKGRDIH is encoded by the coding sequence ATGTCCGACGCGCTGTACGATTCGCCTCCGCAACCCAGAATGACGCCAGCCGTGCAGTGGCTGATCGCGGCGAACGTCGGAGTGTATTTCCTTCAGGTCACGCTGTTCGGTGCGGAAGGCGTATTCGGCGTGATGGGACTCGATCCCGGCCACTTCCCGTCTGCGTGGTGGACGATTGCCACCTACATGTTCGTCCATGCGGGGCTCTGGCATCTTGCGTTCAACATGCTGTCGCTGTGGATGTTCGGGCCGCGAATCGAGAACGTCTGGGGCGCGCGGAGCTTCACGTACTTCTATCTCTGGTGCGGAATCGGTGGTAGCGTCGCCCATCTGCTACTGGGGGGGAATGCGGGACTGGTGGGAGCATCGGCGGCGATAATGGGAGTGCTGCTCGCTTATGCTCTGAGGTGGCCCGACGAAGAGGTCTACATCTTCGGCGTGATTCCGATGAAGACACGCTGGCTCGTCGTCTGGCTCGGGCTGATCAATCTCGCCATGGGCATATCGTCCACTAAAGGCGGCTCCGGGATAGGATGGTTCGCACATCTGGGCGGACTCGGATTCGGCTGGGTCTATCTGCGTGTGTCAGCATTCGGCGGTCTCGACAATTTCAGACGATGGGTCTCACCGGTACCGGACGAGCCGGAGGACGCATTTCGGGCGATACCACGGACGCACAGGAATCGTAACCGCGAGGAACACGCCGAGGGCATCGACGAGGTTGTCGCGAAGAGCAACGCCGTCGCAGCGAAGACCACCCGCCGAGCGCTTCTTCCGAGAGCAGGCAGTGACGGCTCACGGGAGTCGGCGGAGCGGCTGGACATGGTGCTCGACAAGATCTCGAAACATGGGATCGAGAGCCTGACGAGCGAAGAGCTGCAGGTTCTTGATGAGATGTCACGAAAGCTCAAGGGGCGCGACATCCACTGA
- a CDS encoding DUF1648 domain-containing protein, which produces MRKWIPVLLIAVATIASVAIYSKLPERIPTHWNMSGEIDGWSSRFWGAWMMPLMMAVIWPVMRLIPHIDPHRANYAKFRGMYEALIIATMAFMLAMHLLLLAAATGSHIPISRIVIGAVGAFFVVIGVLLPHAHPNWFVGIRTPWTLSSDLAWERTHKVGGLLFIATGTLTMLTTLLAPKQAMWVLLVSGTAMMVFLFVYSYVVWKKDGERHSAA; this is translated from the coding sequence ATGCGGAAGTGGATTCCCGTACTGTTGATCGCGGTGGCAACGATCGCATCAGTGGCGATCTACTCCAAGCTGCCGGAGAGGATTCCGACGCACTGGAACATGTCAGGTGAGATTGACGGATGGTCGAGCAGATTCTGGGGAGCGTGGATGATGCCGCTCATGATGGCGGTGATCTGGCCGGTCATGCGGCTGATTCCACACATCGATCCGCACCGAGCTAACTACGCAAAATTCAGAGGGATGTATGAAGCGCTGATCATCGCAACGATGGCATTCATGCTGGCGATGCATCTGCTGCTGCTCGCGGCGGCGACAGGAAGCCATATCCCGATATCCCGTATCGTCATCGGTGCGGTCGGCGCGTTCTTCGTGGTGATCGGCGTACTGCTGCCACACGCGCACCCGAATTGGTTCGTGGGAATCCGAACACCGTGGACACTCAGCAGCGACCTCGCGTGGGAGCGCACCCACAAGGTCGGCGGCCTGCTGTTCATCGCGACAGGGACATTGACGATGCTGACGACGCTGCTGGCGCCGAAGCAGGCCATGTGGGTGCTTCTCGTTTCGGGAACTGCGATGATGGTGTTTCTCTTCGTCTATTCCTACGTGGTGTGGAAGAAGGACGGCGAAAGGCACTCAGCCGCCTGA
- a CDS encoding D-alanine--D-alanine ligase → MKLKITVLMGGSSAERNVSLASGMRIVLALRSRGHDVIAFDPSKGLISREEEQRLALSAVGTEPPSLDALARSTGGAFLPALEALPEISGADVVFLALHGGMGEDGTLQALLDMAHVKYTGSGHLSSALAMDKDLSKKLFRAAGVQTANWLMAPATIEEVENTLGFPVIVKPSKQGSTVGLSVVKQAEQLQPAIQEAWRYDDEVMIEQFIAGRELTVGILGDRALPVGEIIPVHEIYDYECKYTAGMAKEEFPARLSVEQTSLVQQQALAAFRALKLSGYARIDFRLSKSDDGDSGGGFYCLEANTLPGMTEFSLIPQGAAAAGLSFPELCEEIVRSAGK, encoded by the coding sequence ATGAAGTTGAAGATCACGGTTTTGATGGGTGGCTCGTCGGCCGAGCGAAACGTTTCGCTCGCGTCGGGCATGCGAATCGTGCTCGCTCTGCGATCGCGCGGTCACGACGTGATCGCATTCGACCCGTCAAAGGGACTGATCAGCCGAGAAGAAGAGCAGAGACTGGCGTTAAGCGCTGTCGGCACCGAACCGCCGTCTCTCGACGCGCTGGCCCGGAGCACCGGGGGAGCATTTCTGCCAGCGCTCGAAGCACTTCCCGAGATATCCGGTGCGGACGTCGTGTTTTTGGCGCTGCATGGAGGCATGGGCGAGGATGGAACGCTTCAGGCGCTGCTTGACATGGCGCACGTGAAATACACAGGCAGTGGACATCTCTCGAGTGCGCTGGCGATGGACAAGGATCTTTCGAAGAAGCTCTTCCGGGCCGCGGGAGTGCAGACTGCGAACTGGCTCATGGCGCCCGCAACGATCGAGGAAGTCGAAAATACGCTGGGTTTTCCAGTGATAGTGAAACCCTCGAAGCAGGGATCCACCGTGGGCCTGTCGGTCGTCAAGCAGGCCGAGCAGCTGCAGCCGGCGATTCAAGAAGCGTGGCGTTATGATGACGAGGTAATGATCGAGCAGTTCATCGCCGGGCGTGAGTTGACAGTGGGAATACTCGGTGATCGAGCGTTGCCCGTGGGTGAGATTATCCCGGTGCACGAGATCTACGACTACGAGTGCAAGTACACGGCCGGCATGGCGAAGGAAGAGTTTCCGGCGAGGCTCTCAGTCGAGCAGACCTCGCTCGTGCAGCAGCAGGCACTGGCGGCTTTCAGGGCGCTCAAGCTTAGTGGTTATGCACGGATTGATTTTCGGCTGTCGAAGTCCGATGATGGAGATAGTGGTGGAGGGTTCTATTGTCTCGAGGCCAACACCCTGCCCGGGATGACGGAGTTCAGCCTGATACCACAGGGCGCGGCCGCGGCGGGACTGTCTTTTCCGGAATTGTGTGAAGAGATAGTTCGTTCTGCAGGCAAGTGA
- the queF gene encoding preQ(1) synthase: MPKPDLLETFANPYADRDYEIHMDCNEFTSLCPLGGIESDAEELALLKGGAPDFGIIRITYLPAEVCLELKSLKLYLWSFRNDGIFYERAVNRILDDLVAAANPKWMQVVGDFNLRGGIKSVITAEKGKR, from the coding sequence ATGCCGAAGCCCGACCTGCTTGAGACTTTCGCGAATCCGTACGCGGATCGCGACTACGAAATCCACATGGATTGCAACGAGTTCACGTCGCTCTGCCCGCTGGGCGGAATCGAGAGCGACGCGGAGGAGCTTGCGCTGCTAAAGGGCGGAGCTCCGGATTTTGGGATCATCAGGATTACCTATCTGCCCGCAGAAGTATGCCTCGAGCTGAAGAGTCTCAAGCTCTATCTGTGGAGCTTTCGTAACGACGGAATATTCTACGAGCGGGCCGTCAACCGGATTCTGGACGATCTCGTTGCGGCGGCGAATCCCAAGTGGATGCAGGTTGTGGGCGATTTCAATCTCAGAGGCGGGATCAAGTCGGTGATCACGGCGGAGAAAGGAAAACGGTGA
- a CDS encoding ATP-dependent 6-phosphofructokinase: MRIGLLTGGGDAPGLNAVIRTAVLSAVNRGWKVLGIRHGFAGLLGECDVAPLTRLSVSGIAHLGGTILRTTNRGNPLSFPVRMEDGSYVEKDRSGELIANVKKLGIDALVAIGGDGTLQIALELVNRGLRIVGVPKTIDNDVSCTITTFGFDTAVNTAIEAIDKLHTTAESHDRVIVMEVMGRYAGFIALHAGVAGTADVILIPEIPYDIDKVCAKILARDRAGQNFSIVVAAEGAYPKSTETGDSSVSGPPRIIHAGLVAERLVERIHAGTGKECRSLVLGHLQRGGMPTGYDRLLAMRFGAAAVRAIESEAWGHMVALQSPHLVTVPISEVIRREKRVELGHDIVQTARATGISFGD, translated from the coding sequence ATGCGCATAGGTCTTCTCACGGGGGGTGGCGACGCTCCCGGGCTTAACGCCGTGATTCGTACGGCCGTGCTCTCGGCGGTTAATCGCGGCTGGAAGGTGCTCGGGATACGCCACGGGTTCGCCGGACTACTCGGCGAATGTGACGTCGCTCCGCTTACACGGTTGTCGGTAAGCGGAATCGCGCATCTTGGTGGCACCATCCTCCGTACAACGAACCGGGGGAATCCGCTTTCCTTTCCGGTTCGGATGGAGGATGGCAGCTACGTCGAGAAGGATCGCTCGGGCGAGCTGATTGCCAACGTGAAGAAGCTTGGCATTGACGCACTGGTCGCAATCGGCGGCGATGGAACGCTGCAAATCGCCCTCGAGCTGGTGAACCGCGGGTTGAGGATCGTCGGAGTTCCCAAGACGATCGACAACGACGTGAGCTGCACGATTACGACATTTGGCTTCGATACGGCGGTGAACACGGCGATCGAAGCGATCGACAAGCTGCACACAACAGCCGAGAGCCATGACCGGGTGATTGTGATGGAGGTGATGGGACGCTACGCGGGGTTCATCGCGCTGCATGCGGGGGTGGCGGGCACCGCCGATGTGATTCTGATCCCGGAGATTCCATACGATATTGACAAGGTCTGTGCGAAGATTCTGGCGCGTGACAGGGCGGGCCAGAATTTCTCGATCGTGGTTGCGGCGGAGGGTGCCTATCCGAAGTCAACGGAGACGGGCGATTCGAGTGTATCGGGTCCACCCCGGATCATTCACGCCGGGTTAGTGGCTGAGCGTCTGGTGGAGCGGATACATGCGGGGACAGGGAAGGAATGCCGGTCTCTCGTGCTGGGGCATCTGCAGCGAGGCGGGATGCCGACGGGATATGACCGCCTGCTGGCAATGAGGTTCGGGGCTGCAGCAGTGCGGGCCATCGAGAGCGAGGCATGGGGCCACATGGTGGCGCTCCAGTCACCTCACCTGGTGACGGTGCCAATAAGCGAGGTCATCCGTCGGGAGAAACGAGTTGAGTTAGGCCACGACATCGTGCAGACGGCCCGGGCGACCGGTATTAGCTTCGGCGATTAG
- a CDS encoding PaaI family thioesterase encodes MERTRTVTWQDPALGVEAATTLTGVEYLRAMARGEAPPSPLGQVLGFRLEEIEEGRVVVTLEPAEYHYNPLGVVHGGLAATLFDSSLGCAVQSLLPPAHTAPTLQLQINYVRPITVSTGKVYCSGDVVHMGRRSATAEGRLTDSDGKLYAHATGTFILTGPEDRKAR; translated from the coding sequence ATGGAGCGCACGCGAACCGTCACATGGCAGGATCCCGCACTCGGAGTCGAGGCGGCGACAACACTCACAGGCGTGGAGTATCTGCGAGCAATGGCGCGCGGAGAGGCACCGCCATCGCCGCTGGGGCAGGTTCTGGGATTCCGTCTGGAGGAGATAGAAGAGGGACGCGTTGTGGTGACCCTGGAACCGGCGGAGTACCACTACAATCCGCTCGGTGTGGTGCACGGTGGTCTTGCGGCCACCCTCTTCGATTCATCGCTGGGCTGTGCGGTGCAGAGCCTGCTGCCGCCGGCGCACACGGCTCCGACGCTGCAGCTCCAGATCAACTACGTCCGGCCGATCACGGTTTCGACGGGGAAGGTCTACTGTTCCGGCGATGTCGTTCACATGGGCAGGCGGTCGGCAACCGCGGAAGGGAGATTGACCGACAGTGACGGCAAACTATACGCACATGCGACAGGGACGTTCATCCTCACAGGGCCCGAAGATCGAAAAGCCCGATAG